A region from the Leptolyngbya iicbica LK genome encodes:
- a CDS encoding ABC transporter ATP-binding protein: MALDVSDMTPAEAQLAQLETEEDIQHVLARGAAGVSLRSVTKQYGQFTAVENLFLDIPPGSYCCLLGPSGCGKTTTLRMIAGHETITSGEIHIGDRRVNDLPPAKRNTAMMFQNYALFPHKTIWQNVEFGLRMRKVSADERKQRVGEILDLVGLSHTSDRKPDQLSGGQQQRIALARALVTRPQVLMLDEPLSALDENLRVRMRSELRNIQKQFGLTFIQVTHHVEEAFSLSDQIVVMDHGHIDQVATPSELFDKPASQFVAKFIGDNNIFVGKVVNAVAESDGLETIELEVEGFGRIFSRGHAVPVGQTAACSVRPDLLNIVSEATPPDAMLVNRLTARIVDVELTGYVTRVSMLAEATGQELLYKVRTVEWSRSGLSEGQVVTLGWSAADCVFLPY; the protein is encoded by the coding sequence ATGGCACTGGATGTTTCTGATATGACACCCGCTGAGGCCCAGCTAGCCCAACTCGAGACAGAGGAGGATATTCAACATGTGCTGGCCCGAGGTGCCGCAGGGGTATCTCTGCGCTCGGTGACGAAGCAGTATGGTCAGTTCACCGCAGTCGAAAACCTTTTCTTGGATATTCCGCCAGGTTCTTACTGCTGTCTACTCGGACCGAGCGGCTGCGGCAAGACAACCACCCTGCGCATGATTGCCGGACATGAAACTATCACGAGTGGCGAAATTCATATTGGCGATCGCCGGGTGAATGATTTGCCTCCGGCGAAGCGCAATACCGCCATGATGTTTCAGAACTATGCGCTGTTTCCCCACAAGACCATTTGGCAAAATGTCGAATTCGGTTTGCGGATGCGCAAAGTCTCTGCCGACGAGCGAAAACAGCGGGTGGGCGAAATCCTCGATTTGGTGGGACTGAGCCACACCAGCGATCGCAAACCTGATCAGCTTAGTGGCGGTCAGCAACAGCGGATTGCCCTGGCCCGCGCCCTCGTCACTCGGCCCCAAGTCCTGATGCTGGATGAACCCCTCAGCGCCCTGGATGAAAACCTGCGAGTGCGGATGCGGAGTGAACTGCGGAACATTCAAAAACAGTTTGGGTTGACCTTTATTCAGGTGACCCACCACGTGGAAGAGGCGTTTTCTCTCTCTGACCAAATTGTGGTGATGGATCATGGCCACATTGACCAGGTGGCGACCCCGAGCGAGCTGTTTGACAAACCCGCTTCGCAGTTTGTCGCCAAATTTATCGGCGACAACAATATCTTTGTCGGCAAAGTGGTGAATGCCGTGGCGGAGTCTGACGGTTTAGAAACCATCGAGCTGGAGGTCGAAGGGTTTGGGCGGATCTTTAGCCGGGGCCATGCCGTCCCAGTGGGGCAGACGGCGGCTTGTTCAGTTCGGCCTGATTTACTGAATATTGTGTCTGAGGCAACGCCCCCAGACGCCATGCTAGTCAATCGCTTGACAGCGCGTATTGTCGATGTCGAGTTAACCGGCTACGTCACCCGAGTGTCAATGTTGGCCGAAGCCACGGGTCAAGAGCTGCTGTACAAGGTGCGTACAGTGGAATGGTCGCGCTCAGGGCTGAGCGAAGGCCAAGTCGTCACCCTAGGGTGGTCGGCAGCCGACTGCGTTTTCCTGCCCTACTAA
- a CDS encoding ABC transporter substrate-binding protein, giving the protein MPNFSRRYVLRTGLAAGAAIAAARCSGAPEGTPDNPATGPEVNTNASKDVTLRLIGTGVSQINEIRDKAQEDLGFKIEMRALSTEENNQIAITQPDQYDIFDGEYFSLPLVVPSGNLRPLEISRITNWDKIVSFFTTGEFKGMPVEGSQGTAPYRVMYLTGPDSTEFSSEPTEFATLIPFQYNADTLGYRPDLVGRTIETWGELFNEEFRGKTSILDIPQIGIMDAAMVAESLGLMTFGDKGNMTQAEIDQIIEILKEQKAAGQFRAFWKTFDESVNLMSSGEVVLQSMWSPAVTAVQAQGIECIYAPLKEGYRGWGGGVGLSKNLEGMQLDAAYEYLNWMLDGWVGAFLGRQGYYSAAPETAKKFMSEAEWAFWYEGQPASEDMVDPFGKTLAKAGVTRDGGSFDERFGNIVCWNSTMEENTYLVQKWNEFIAS; this is encoded by the coding sequence ATGCCAAATTTTTCAAGACGCTATGTGTTGCGCACGGGTCTAGCTGCTGGGGCAGCGATCGCGGCGGCTCGTTGTAGCGGCGCGCCTGAGGGCACCCCCGATAATCCGGCCACTGGCCCCGAAGTCAATACCAACGCCAGCAAGGACGTCACCCTGCGGCTGATTGGTACTGGCGTTTCTCAAATCAACGAAATTCGCGATAAAGCGCAGGAAGACCTGGGCTTCAAGATTGAGATGCGCGCCCTCAGCACCGAAGAAAATAACCAGATTGCAATTACGCAGCCGGACCAATACGACATCTTTGACGGCGAATATTTCAGCCTGCCCTTGGTCGTGCCCTCCGGTAATTTGCGGCCACTGGAAATCAGCCGCATCACCAACTGGGATAAGATCGTTTCCTTCTTTACCACGGGTGAGTTCAAGGGCATGCCCGTCGAAGGGTCTCAGGGCACCGCTCCCTATCGAGTGATGTATCTCACCGGGCCAGACTCGACAGAATTTTCTAGTGAGCCCACCGAGTTTGCGACGCTGATTCCGTTCCAGTACAACGCTGACACCTTGGGCTATCGGCCTGACTTGGTCGGTCGCACTATCGAAACCTGGGGCGAGCTGTTCAACGAAGAATTCCGGGGCAAGACTTCCATCCTCGATATTCCTCAAATCGGCATCATGGATGCCGCCATGGTGGCAGAGTCGCTGGGCCTGATGACCTTTGGCGACAAAGGCAACATGACCCAGGCTGAAATCGATCAAATCATCGAAATCCTGAAGGAGCAGAAAGCCGCTGGCCAATTCCGCGCCTTCTGGAAGACCTTTGATGAGTCGGTGAACCTGATGTCTTCGGGTGAGGTCGTGCTGCAATCCATGTGGTCGCCTGCCGTAACGGCGGTTCAGGCCCAAGGCATTGAGTGCATCTACGCCCCGTTAAAAGAGGGCTATCGCGGCTGGGGCGGCGGTGTTGGCCTGTCGAAGAACTTGGAAGGGATGCAGCTGGATGCCGCTTATGAGTATCTCAACTGGATGCTCGACGGCTGGGTCGGGGCCTTCCTCGGTCGCCAAGGCTACTACAGCGCTGCGCCTGAAACTGCCAAGAAGTTCATGTCTGAAGCAGAATGGGCGTTCTGGTATGAAGGTCAGCCCGCCTCTGAAGACATGGTGGATCCGTTTGGCAAGACCCTAGCTAAAGCCGGGGTCACACGCGATGGCGGATCGTTTGATGAGCGCTTTGGCAATATCGTTTGTTGGAACTCCACCATGGAAGAGAACACCTATCTGGTGCAGAAGTGGAATGAGTTCATCGCGTCGTAA
- a CDS encoding amino acid ABC transporter permease, translated as MNYRFQFQVIWDNWPLLLEGVWLTLQLSVGAVVLGLLVGTIAALCRLSANSVLRSLASIYVEAVRNTPFLVQLLFIFFGISSLGPSLGNEQAALLALTINFGAYATEIIRAGIESVSTGQIEAGKSLGLNRVQVFRLVVLRPAIANIYPALTGQIVLLMLLSSVVSQISAEELTFMGNFLRSRTFRDFEVFAAIAVIYILLTLLFKLAAQLVHRRLFKFTRYL; from the coding sequence ATGAACTATCGGTTTCAGTTTCAAGTTATTTGGGATAATTGGCCGCTGCTGCTAGAAGGCGTGTGGTTGACCCTGCAACTTTCAGTGGGTGCCGTGGTGTTGGGCTTGCTTGTGGGCACGATCGCAGCCCTCTGTCGCCTGTCTGCTAATTCGGTATTGCGATCACTCGCCAGCATTTATGTCGAGGCAGTTCGCAACACACCGTTTTTGGTGCAGTTGCTGTTTATCTTTTTCGGCATCTCTAGCCTGGGGCCATCTCTGGGGAACGAGCAGGCCGCGTTATTAGCACTGACGATTAACTTTGGCGCCTACGCCACTGAGATTATTCGCGCAGGCATCGAGTCGGTCAGCACCGGCCAAATTGAGGCCGGCAAATCGCTTGGGCTCAATCGCGTTCAAGTTTTTCGGCTAGTCGTGCTGCGACCCGCGATCGCCAACATTTATCCCGCCTTGACTGGGCAAATTGTGTTGCTGATGCTGCTCTCCAGCGTGGTGTCACAAATCTCAGCCGAAGAGTTGACCTTTATGGGTAACTTTTTGCGATCGCGCACCTTTCGCGATTTTGAGGTGTTTGCCGCGATCGCTGTCATCTATATCCTGCTGACGCTGCTGTTCAAACTCGCGGCGCAGTTGGTTCATCGGCGGTTGTTCAAGTTCACCCGCTATCTCTAA
- a CDS encoding amino acid ABC transporter permease codes for MRDFSYIDIIMALIWAARWTLLLSVVAFVCGGIAGFLLMLLRISPLTPLRYVSRGVAEIIQGTPLLIQFLLAFFGLSILGIELSPWTSATLALTAFTSAFLSDIWRGAVESIPVGQWEAARAMSFNYFQQLGLVILPQAVRLSIAPTVGFLAQVIKGTSLASAIGFVELARSATNITNVTFEPFFVYLVTAVIYFAICFPISVFSRRLEKSLAY; via the coding sequence ATGCGAGATTTTAGCTACATCGACATCATCATGGCGCTCATCTGGGCAGCTCGCTGGACACTGTTGTTGTCGGTGGTCGCGTTTGTCTGTGGCGGCATTGCCGGATTTCTCCTGATGCTGCTGCGCATTTCCCCGCTAACGCCTTTGCGTTACGTGAGCCGAGGCGTCGCAGAAATTATTCAAGGCACCCCGTTGCTGATTCAGTTTTTGTTGGCCTTTTTTGGGTTGAGCATTCTCGGCATTGAGCTGAGCCCGTGGACTTCCGCGACCCTCGCCCTCACGGCTTTTACCAGCGCTTTTCTCAGTGACATTTGGCGGGGAGCGGTGGAGTCGATTCCCGTCGGTCAATGGGAAGCGGCGCGGGCCATGAGCTTTAACTACTTTCAGCAGTTAGGGTTGGTGATTTTGCCGCAGGCGGTGCGATTGTCGATCGCCCCCACCGTCGGCTTCTTGGCGCAGGTGATTAAGGGCACGTCCCTGGCGTCAGCCATTGGCTTTGTGGAATTGGCGCGATCGGCCACCAACATCACCAACGTGACCTTTGAGCCATTTTTCGTGTATCTGGTCACGGCGGTCATTTATTTTGCGATCTGTTTTCCTATTTCGGTCTTTAGTCGGCGCTTAGAAAAATCGCTGGCCTATTAA
- a CDS encoding transporter substrate-binding domain-containing protein, whose translation MHRIAWPRWSKNFLIACFACVFSLVAVACVGNGNDPSVTAQDTAAPVSSLDSIIEAGTIRIAVPQDFAPFGSVDADGNLEGYDIDVANLIGEDLGVEVELVPVTSDNRIPFLQTDKVDLVISSMGANPERAKSIFFSSPYAPFFSGLYGSADITGVESFEDLSGYRVGVTQGTLEDLELSDAVGDDVEIERFADNSLTASSLISGQVDLIATGNVVASELSKNNPDQNIEGKFIIKESPAHIGLRRGELDLLQWVNTFVYHKRLGGELDDLSQTWLGEPLPELPAF comes from the coding sequence ATGCATCGAATCGCTTGGCCCCGCTGGAGCAAGAATTTCTTGATTGCTTGCTTCGCTTGTGTGTTTTCCCTCGTGGCGGTCGCCTGCGTCGGCAATGGCAACGACCCCAGCGTGACCGCACAAGATACCGCCGCGCCAGTTTCCAGCTTAGACAGCATTATCGAGGCAGGCACCATTCGCATCGCCGTGCCCCAAGACTTTGCGCCGTTTGGCTCGGTGGACGCAGATGGCAATTTAGAAGGCTATGACATTGATGTGGCTAACTTGATTGGCGAAGATTTGGGGGTCGAAGTTGAACTCGTACCTGTTACCAGTGATAACCGTATTCCCTTTTTGCAAACGGATAAGGTTGACCTCGTAATTTCGAGCATGGGAGCTAATCCCGAACGCGCTAAATCAATCTTCTTCTCTAGCCCCTATGCGCCCTTTTTCTCGGGGCTTTACGGTTCGGCCGATATTACCGGAGTCGAGAGCTTTGAAGATTTGAGTGGCTACCGGGTAGGCGTAACCCAGGGCACGTTAGAAGATCTCGAACTCAGTGACGCCGTTGGCGATGATGTGGAAATCGAGCGCTTTGCGGACAATAGCTTGACGGCTTCTTCGCTCATTTCTGGGCAAGTGGATTTGATTGCGACAGGCAACGTCGTGGCCTCAGAGTTATCCAAGAACAATCCCGATCAAAACATTGAAGGAAAATTCATCATTAAGGAGTCTCCGGCTCATATCGGTTTACGCCGGGGTGAATTGGATCTCTTGCAGTGGGTGAATACGTTTGTTTACCACAAACGTTTAGGCGGCGAATTGGATGATTTGTCTCAAACTTGGTTAGGTGAACCCCTACCAGAGCTGCCGGCGTTCTAG
- a CDS encoding ABC transporter permease — translation MTSTTPNSAAADVTAKPKAIAKNWDGLKPYLLAAPQTIALCVFLVFPILLIGVVSFWEFNGYSMTPAFTLDNYISVFSSDVTLRTYVNTFKFVGMVWLATLLIGYPVAYFLSFHVKKLKWQVLLFLICTIPFWTSNIIRMISWVPLLGKEGLVNQMLMGIGLIDAPLEFLLYSDFAVVLGMVHLYIIFMIAPIFNSLMRIDRTLITAAEDMGASGFNVFKEIVLPLSAPGIAIGSIFVVTLVMGEFITVRLMGGGQAASIGKLIQTQIGSLQYPLAAANAIILLCVTLLLVFSILRVVNIRKEL, via the coding sequence ATGACTAGCACGACCCCAAACTCAGCGGCGGCCGATGTGACGGCCAAGCCTAAAGCGATCGCCAAAAACTGGGATGGCTTGAAGCCTTATTTGTTAGCCGCGCCGCAAACCATTGCGCTGTGCGTCTTTTTGGTATTTCCAATTTTGCTGATTGGCGTCGTCAGCTTTTGGGAATTTAACGGCTATTCCATGACGCCAGCCTTCACGCTGGACAACTACATCAGCGTGTTTTCGTCCGATGTCACTCTCAGAACGTACGTCAACACGTTCAAATTTGTCGGTATGGTCTGGTTAGCAACACTGCTGATCGGCTACCCCGTCGCCTATTTCCTGTCCTTCCATGTGAAGAAACTGAAGTGGCAGGTATTGCTCTTCCTCATTTGCACCATCCCGTTTTGGACCTCAAATATCATTCGCATGATCTCGTGGGTACCGCTGCTGGGCAAAGAAGGTCTGGTAAATCAGATGCTCATGGGCATTGGCCTGATTGATGCGCCGCTAGAGTTTCTGCTCTATTCCGACTTTGCGGTGGTCTTGGGCATGGTGCACCTCTATATCATTTTTATGATCGCGCCCATTTTTAACAGCCTGATGCGCATCGATCGCACCCTGATCACCGCCGCCGAGGATATGGGCGCGTCAGGATTCAACGTATTCAAAGAAATTGTGCTGCCCCTATCGGCTCCGGGTATTGCGATCGGCTCCATTTTCGTCGTCACGCTGGTGATGGGCGAATTCATCACCGTACGCCTGATGGGGGGTGGTCAAGCCGCTTCCATCGGCAAGCTGATTCAGACGCAAATTGGGAGTCTGCAATATCCCCTCGCAGCAGCCAATGCCATCATCTTGTTGTGTGTGACGCTGCTGTTGGTGTTTTCAATTCTGCGCGTGGTCAATATCCGCAAAGAACTTTAG
- a CDS encoding ABC transporter permease → MKPRSLSFYLLAAFFGLFVLFLYGPMITIFILSLQGPDGTLTFPIRSFGFYWLGQVFQEQRVGNFVEPFQRSVVLGAIVTLLVASMATMSAMAFRQKFRGSTVLFYLTISALIVPSILISLGLGVMFQIMGWSTNWMTSGLGAHLTWTLPIAFLIMLGIFNRFNPSYEEAAKDLGANDPKTFWEIVLPLILPSLIGVSLLTFTLSYDEFTRTSLVSGQYNTLPLEIFGMTTNVTSPALYALGTLTTLFSFTMIIIAYVAVSRLSRRQQG, encoded by the coding sequence ATGAAACCGCGATCGCTTTCCTTTTACTTACTGGCTGCTTTCTTTGGTCTGTTCGTGCTGTTCTTGTACGGGCCAATGATCACAATTTTCATTCTGTCCTTGCAGGGTCCAGACGGCACCCTGACCTTCCCCATTCGCAGCTTTGGCTTTTATTGGCTGGGGCAAGTATTTCAAGAGCAGCGGGTCGGTAACTTTGTCGAGCCATTCCAGCGATCGGTGGTGCTGGGAGCGATCGTCACCCTTCTTGTAGCGAGCATGGCCACCATGTCCGCCATGGCCTTTCGGCAAAAGTTTCGCGGCTCCACGGTGCTGTTCTATCTCACCATTTCGGCCCTGATTGTCCCCAGCATTTTGATCTCCCTCGGGCTGGGCGTCATGTTCCAGATCATGGGATGGTCAACTAATTGGATGACTTCTGGCTTGGGAGCCCACCTCACCTGGACGCTGCCCATTGCCTTTCTCATCATGCTGGGCATTTTCAACCGCTTTAATCCGTCCTATGAAGAAGCGGCCAAAGATTTGGGAGCCAACGACCCGAAGACCTTTTGGGAGATTGTTTTGCCACTCATCTTGCCCAGCTTGATCGGCGTGAGCTTGCTAACCTTTACCCTCTCCTACGACGAATTCACCCGCACCTCACTGGTGTCGGGGCAATACAACACGCTACCGCTCGAAATCTTCGGGATGACGACTAACGTCACTTCACCGGCCCTCTATGCTTTGGGCACTTTGACCACGCTGTTCTCATTCACCATGATCATCATTGCGTATGTCGCTGTCAGCCGCTTGAGCCGTCGGCAACAAGGATAG
- a CDS encoding FAD-binding domain-containing protein: protein MNRTLVWFRRDLRISDHEPLFRAARRGVVIPVFVFDRALLQHPETGSARVAFMLACLAALDADLRAKGGRLILRSGDPVQVLPDLIRETEAEGIYAYTDCERIYGRVRDARLNEALSAQGMKIRWFEPPASLDELIPYPRYRSRWWRDMAAPLVPTPPQVEVPPDLPSDPLPSLAALEHLADGKPIPPGGTTAARQLLADFLSHKSDRYYWQLSYPSAEATTGLSPHIKFGAISVRECVQTIQQTPDEGDFRIRRSQQQLIARLRWGNGFTQRFRYLPQLELRSLYTVFDEDGWTFDEDLYQAWQQGQTGFPIVDAAARCLQATGGWQALNFRTRAIYASFLSNLLGMDWRFGALHFMRHLIDGDCPIDHYQWAMQSGVTHCLDKTWTRIYNPGQVAVDRCDPDGAFIKHWVPELAHLDSAQLGSPPPMKTYPTPILDYKQARQKRVEQLEKQRGRFLQCGNVVPYLADLPTDLTPFGSDRFAGEIDWAQSPTERLFPAALDLTALDDRQAIALRTWFVAHVNITPPKVRKRPPPSPVNQLALNL from the coding sequence ATGAATCGGACGCTCGTTTGGTTTCGCCGAGATTTACGCATCAGTGATCATGAACCGCTGTTTCGCGCGGCACGGCGGGGTGTGGTGATTCCCGTTTTTGTCTTTGATCGCGCCTTGCTCCAACATCCCGAAACGGGCAGTGCTCGGGTTGCTTTCATGCTGGCTTGTCTCGCCGCGCTGGATGCTGACTTACGGGCTAAAGGGGGGCGGCTGATTCTGCGATCGGGCGATCCGGTGCAGGTGTTACCCGACTTGATTCGGGAAACCGAGGCCGAAGGCATTTACGCCTACACTGACTGCGAACGCATTTATGGCCGAGTGCGGGATGCGAGGCTGAATGAGGCATTGAGCGCACAAGGGATGAAGATTCGCTGGTTCGAACCGCCGGCCAGCCTGGACGAGTTGATTCCCTACCCCCGTTATCGATCGCGGTGGTGGCGGGATATGGCCGCGCCGCTCGTTCCGACGCCTCCACAGGTAGAAGTCCCCCCCGACCTCCCCAGTGATCCGCTCCCGAGTTTGGCGGCCCTAGAGCACCTGGCAGATGGCAAACCCATTCCCCCGGGTGGCACTACAGCAGCGCGACAGTTATTAGCCGACTTTTTGAGCCACAAGAGCGATCGCTATTATTGGCAACTGTCCTATCCCAGCGCCGAGGCCACTACCGGCCTGAGTCCGCACATTAAGTTCGGGGCAATTTCTGTGCGTGAATGTGTGCAGACGATTCAGCAAACGCCGGACGAGGGCGACTTTCGCATTCGCCGCAGCCAGCAACAACTGATTGCTCGGCTCCGCTGGGGCAACGGCTTCACCCAACGGTTTCGCTACCTGCCGCAGTTAGAGTTGCGATCGCTGTACACCGTATTCGACGAAGATGGCTGGACCTTTGACGAAGACTTGTACCAAGCGTGGCAACAAGGGCAAACGGGCTTTCCCATTGTGGATGCTGCCGCCCGGTGTCTCCAAGCCACGGGGGGATGGCAGGCCCTGAACTTTCGCACCCGGGCAATCTACGCCAGCTTTTTGAGCAACTTACTGGGCATGGACTGGCGCTTTGGGGCACTGCATTTCATGCGGCATCTGATTGACGGCGACTGCCCCATCGACCATTACCAGTGGGCCATGCAGTCCGGCGTAACCCACTGCCTCGACAAAACCTGGACACGCATTTACAACCCCGGCCAAGTGGCCGTCGATCGCTGCGACCCAGACGGCGCTTTTATCAAACATTGGGTGCCCGAGCTCGCCCATCTCGACTCCGCGCAACTCGGCAGTCCGCCACCGATGAAGACCTATCCAACGCCGATTTTGGACTACAAGCAGGCGCGGCAAAAACGGGTAGAGCAGTTAGAAAAGCAGCGAGGTCGGTTTTTGCAGTGCGGCAATGTGGTGCCTTATCTGGCCGATTTACCCACGGACTTGACGCCTTTTGGCAGCGATCGCTTTGCTGGCGAAATCGACTGGGCACAATCCCCCACAGAAAGGCTCTTTCCCGCTGCCTTGGATTTAACCGCGCTGGATGACCGACAGGCGATCGCTCTGCGCACCTGGTTTGTGGCCCACGTCAACATCACGCCACCCAAAGTGCGTAAGCGCCCGCCACCGTCGCCGGTCAATCAACTCGCGCTCAACCTCTAG
- a CDS encoding YbaY family lipoprotein, translating to MMKKFWMIVVGVAALVALSVGALSPHAAVAETPQLLADAHEEMSASNAEVCAIVTSMPGAEDTDEFLALLDTSREAVVADLEAMRSNMMQYEAEGYGWQNIIDSPDGLAPQPGAWLLGALRMACEPQPAAVVTGTVTYRQRIALPPDATVVVTLEDVSLADAPSKVMGGDMIRTAGLQVPIPFSIAYDPAEIIPQHRYVVRAKIFYGEDLSWTSTTAYPVITQDSPTTDVEIMVQQI from the coding sequence ATGATGAAAAAATTCTGGATGATTGTCGTTGGGGTGGCGGCCTTAGTCGCCCTATCCGTGGGTGCGCTCTCGCCACATGCCGCTGTTGCCGAGACGCCTCAACTCCTAGCCGATGCCCATGAGGAGATGTCCGCCAGTAATGCAGAAGTCTGTGCAATTGTCACCTCAATGCCCGGTGCCGAAGATACTGACGAATTTTTAGCGCTGTTGGATACCTCGCGAGAAGCGGTCGTCGCTGACCTCGAAGCAATGCGATCGAACATGATGCAATATGAAGCCGAAGGATATGGCTGGCAAAACATTATTGATAGCCCCGATGGCCTGGCACCGCAGCCGGGAGCTTGGCTACTGGGAGCGTTAAGAATGGCCTGCGAACCTCAACCGGCAGCAGTGGTCACAGGTACAGTCACTTATCGCCAACGCATCGCCCTCCCACCCGATGCCACCGTTGTCGTCACCCTGGAAGATGTGAGTCTCGCGGATGCCCCTTCAAAGGTGATGGGGGGAGACATGATTCGTACGGCGGGTCTACAAGTACCGATTCCTTTTTCGATCGCCTACGACCCCGCCGAAATCATTCCCCAACATCGCTACGTGGTACGGGCCAAAATTTTCTACGGCGAAGACCTGAGCTGGACCAGCACCACCGCCTATCCAGTGATCACGCAAGATAGCCCCACCACAGATGTGGAAATCATGGTGCAGCAAATCTAA
- a CDS encoding glucose-1-phosphate adenylyltransferase, with protein sequence MKRVLSIILGGGAGTRLYPLTKFRAKPAVSLAGKYRLIDIPVSNCINSEIHKIYVLTQFNSASLNRHLSRTYQFSQFSEGFVEVLAAQQTPESPSWFQGTADAVRKYLWMLEAWDVDEFLILSGDHLYRMDYSLFVERHRATDADVTLSVVPVTDKVASSFGLMKIDATGRVIDFYEKPKGDALKQMQVDTSTLGLTPEQAKEKPYIASMGIYVFKKQVLIDLLRKNLDQTDFGKEIIPNSAQDYNVQAYLFDGYWEDIGTIEAFYEANLALTQQPQPAFSFYHEDAPIYTRSRYLPPSKLLDAHVTQSIIGDGCILKKCRVSHSVIGLRQRVHQDCVIEDALLMGADYYEPMSESSRHLTRGKIPMGIGEGSVVRKAIVDKNARIGRNVQIVNKEGIEEAEREDLGFYIRGGIVVILKNAVIPDGMVI encoded by the coding sequence GTGAAAAGAGTTTTATCAATCATTCTTGGTGGGGGTGCCGGTACTCGCCTTTATCCACTGACTAAGTTCCGAGCCAAGCCAGCGGTTTCGCTAGCGGGTAAATATCGTCTGATTGATATTCCGGTCAGTAATTGCATCAACTCTGAAATTCATAAAATTTACGTTTTAACCCAGTTCAACTCGGCTTCGTTGAACCGTCACTTATCAAGGACGTATCAGTTTTCTCAGTTTTCTGAGGGATTTGTAGAAGTGCTGGCAGCACAGCAAACGCCAGAAAGTCCGAGTTGGTTCCAGGGAACAGCGGATGCCGTGCGCAAGTATCTTTGGATGTTGGAAGCTTGGGATGTTGATGAGTTTCTGATCTTATCCGGGGATCATCTCTATCGGATGGATTATTCCCTCTTTGTGGAGCGGCACCGGGCTACCGACGCAGACGTGACTTTATCAGTGGTGCCCGTTACCGATAAGGTTGCTTCTAGTTTTGGCTTGATGAAGATTGATGCGACAGGGCGCGTCATCGATTTCTATGAGAAGCCGAAAGGAGATGCTTTGAAGCAAATGCAGGTCGACACTTCGACTCTGGGCCTGACTCCGGAACAAGCGAAGGAAAAGCCCTACATTGCTTCCATGGGCATTTATGTCTTTAAGAAGCAGGTCTTGATTGATTTACTGCGAAAAAATCTTGACCAAACGGATTTTGGTAAGGAGATCATTCCGAATTCCGCCCAAGATTACAACGTTCAAGCTTATCTCTTCGACGGTTACTGGGAAGATATCGGTACCATCGAGGCGTTTTACGAGGCGAACTTGGCGTTGACGCAGCAGCCTCAGCCCGCGTTCAGTTTTTACCACGAAGATGCGCCCATCTATACACGATCGCGCTACCTGCCCCCGAGCAAGCTGCTTGACGCTCATGTCACGCAATCGATTATCGGTGACGGCTGTATTCTCAAAAAGTGTCGAGTGAGCCACTCGGTGATTGGGCTGCGCCAGCGGGTACATCAAGACTGTGTCATTGAAGATGCGTTGTTGATGGGGGCTGACTATTACGAGCCAATGTCAGAAAGCAGTCGGCATTTGACTCGGGGCAAAATTCCCATGGGTATTGGTGAAGGCTCTGTCGTGCGTAAGGCTATTGTCGATAAAAATGCCCGCATTGGCCGCAACGTGCAGATTGTGAATAAAGAAGGGATCGAAGAAGCCGAACGTGAGGATTTAGGATTCTATATTCGCGGTGGTATCGTCGTTATTCTCAAAAATGCGGTAATTCCTGACGGTATGGTCATTTAA
- a CDS encoding glyoxalase-like domain protein, whose translation MSTVNVVGQSWFTLPLGLGLPVDILSTQGIMVLLLVGYAGAMWMFLSSAPKVYTIMVSDLEMARRFYEGMLQLQTADVPLHYYYNYEQTLGAGAIDPMLTSTMTTAAQSYNQPDGLWYQLKKNTQLHVISGASRGHRDRQRHVCFDHDCLEQILMRVQTRGVRHKIRRDAPLNFLVKDYQGEVIEMAEVAN comes from the coding sequence ATGAGTACTGTTAACGTGGTTGGGCAAAGTTGGTTCACATTACCCCTAGGCTTGGGCCTGCCCGTCGATATCCTATCGACGCAGGGCATCATGGTGCTGCTGCTGGTCGGCTATGCCGGAGCCATGTGGATGTTTCTGAGCAGCGCCCCCAAGGTCTACACCATCATGGTGTCCGATCTAGAGATGGCGCGGCGATTTTATGAGGGTATGTTGCAGCTTCAAACGGCCGATGTGCCGCTGCACTATTACTACAACTACGAGCAAACCCTTGGGGCCGGTGCCATTGACCCGATGCTGACGTCGACTATGACGACGGCAGCCCAATCCTATAATCAGCCCGATGGGCTGTGGTACCAGCTCAAGAAAAACACCCAATTACACGTCATCAGTGGCGCGAGCCGAGGACACCGCGATCGCCAGCGCCATGTATGCTTTGACCACGACTGCCTGGAGCAAATTCTCATGCGGGTGCAAACCCGTGGCGTGCGCCATAAGATTCGGCGGGACGCCCCATTGAACTTTTTGGTGAAAGACTACCAGGGTGAAGTGATTGAAATGGCTGAAGTCGCCAATTAG